The DNA window GTTTTTTTGCTTTTCCTGTGCATGAATTTGCATGCTGAAAGCAAATAGCACAAGGATCACTAATGGTTTAAATACTTTTATTTTAAGCATGCCATTCAAATTTCAACTGTTTTATTAAGATACTGATTCATCTGACTTTATTTGTCCATCTTCAAGTGTTATCACTCGTCTGGCTTTATCAACGACTCTTTGATCGTGAGTAGAAAAGATGAAAGTGATATTTTCTTCTTTGTTCAGGCGCTCCATAATCTCTAATAAATTAGCTGCCGATTTCGAGTCCAGATTGGCAGTAGGCTCATCAGCTAAAATGAATTTTGGTTTTGAAGCCAATGCACGAGCTACTGCAACCCGCTGTTGTTGTCCGCCAGAAAGCTTTGACGGGCGCTTGTCCATTTTGTCATCCAAACCTACAGCTTGTAGCAATTCTTTTGTCCGAAATTCACGTTCTGCTTTTGATTTTCCTTGCAAATGCATAATGAATTCAACATTTTCTTTTGCAGTTAACACCGGAATAAGGTTATAAGCCTGAAACACAAATCCAATATGATTCATGCGAAAATCTATTTTTTGGCGGTTTGTGAGTTTGCTAATATTCACGGAATCAATAAAAATTTCTCCTTTTG is part of the Bacteroidota bacterium genome and encodes:
- a CDS encoding ABC transporter ATP-binding protein — protein: MNIIEVKKLHKIYDEDSYPVHAVRGVDLSFKAGEFAAVVGPSGSGKTTFLNMLGGLDDPTKGEIFIDSVNISKLTNRQKIDFRMNHIGFVFQAYNLIPVLTAKENVEFIMHLQGKSKAEREFRTKELLQAVGLDDKMDKRPSKLSGGQQQRVAVARALASKPKFILADEPTANLDSKSAANLLEIMERLNKEENITFIFSTHDQRVVDKARRVITLEDGQIKSDESVS